CCGGAGCCTACCCCGACTCCCGAGGCGACCGCGACGCCCTCGCCGGAGCCAACCTCGACCGCATCGCCCGGCCCCACGCCCTCGCCCGAGCCGACGCCGACTCAGGCCCCGACGGCACAGCGGGTGGTGGTCTCGCCCAATTCGGCGACGATCAATGCCAAGTCCCCTTCGGGGCAGGGCGCGCAGGGCTTCGTCACCAGCATCCGCCTGGTCTCGACCGTCGCGATGTCTGACGGCAGCACCAACGAGGCCGTGACCTGGTCCACCTCGGACCCCGCTCGCGCGACGGTCGGTGCGGACGGCACGGTGCAGGCGCCATCCACCGCCACGGCCGGAACCGTCACCATCACCGCGACCGCCCGTGGATCGAGCCTCTCGGCTTCGGCCCTGATCACCGTGACGACGCACGGTCGCGTCAACGTCATCGTCAAGTAGGAGAAGATGATGCGCTTCCCCGTCCTCCCGTCTCTGTCGATCGTCTCGCTGCTTGCGCCTCTCGCGCTCGCCGCCTGCGTCTCCATGCCGCTGCTCATGCCGGGTGAGCACTCAAGCCCCCTTGCTGGCGCCGAGGCTTCATCCGCGCATCGTGAGACTTCTCGCCCGACCTTGTCCGGAACGGTGACGGTGACCGTGGCTTGGCCCGAGCGGCGGGATTACCGGAGCCAGGCCATCCCCTTGCGAACGAACGCG
The nucleotide sequence above comes from bacterium. Encoded proteins:
- a CDS encoding Ig-like domain-containing protein encodes the protein MAFRVQRSERFPLFAFLVAGGLLGACASSEDLGHLEPLAIVPSERRTSTPSPTPTPTPTSTPSPKPTPTPTPEPTPTPEATATPSPEPTSTASPGPTPSPEPTPTQAPTAQRVVVSPNSATINAKSPSGQGAQGFVTSIRLVSTVAMSDGSTNEAVTWSTSDPARATVGADGTVQAPSTATAGTVTITATARGSSLSASALITVTTHGRVNVIVK